The proteins below come from a single Triticum aestivum cultivar Chinese Spring chromosome 5D, IWGSC CS RefSeq v2.1, whole genome shotgun sequence genomic window:
- the LOC123120208 gene encoding uncharacterized protein: MDFPEKKAGSMDPVTVAKKTPRPVDVRAWALFTACATAFSLAVGYSMSHAHALDHFHAPCWQWQFSFLPCDHLTDADKAVVNAVCLGKLSCIPVVAAGPVLAPRLLLPPTLGPPRLLCRRRWVHRALACLELALTIVGHCLYATATCLAT; encoded by the exons ATGGACTTCCCGGAAAAGAAGGCTGGATCCATGGATCCGGTGACCGTGGCCAAGAAGACGCCTCGTCCGGTTGATGTCCGCGCGTGGGCGCTCTTCACCGCCTGCGCCACCGCGTTCTCCCTTGCAGTGGGCTACTCAATGTCACACGCACACGCACTCGACCACTTCCACGCCCCCTGCTGGCAGTGGCAG TTCTCCTTTCTGCCTTGTGACCACCTGACGGACGCGGACAAAGCCGTGGTGAACGCCGTCTGCCTCGGGAAGTTGTCCTGCATCCCGGTCGTGGCGGCCGGGCCGGTGCTGGCGCCGCGCCTCCTTTTGCCGCCGACGCTGGGTCCGCCGCGCCTCCTTTGCCGCCGACGCTGGGTCCACCGCGCCCTCGCCTGCCTTGAGCTCGCGCTCACCATCGTCGGCCACTGCCTGTACGCCACCGCAACCTGCCTC GCTACATGA